The sequence below is a genomic window from Synechococcus sp. PCC 7335.
GCATACACAGCAAACCGCTGAGGCGTCACCCGCAGACGCTTTGACTTCAGCGTTTGTACAATTTCGTCTGCTTGCTGTGACATAAGCCTTTTCCTCAAACTCAACTTGCAGATAGCCTAAGACTAAAGCCAGACTATGCATTCGATACTACAAATGTAACACTTACTTCCCAGAACGCCATTTAGATCGTAGTGATCCGTAATCATTTATAGTTCCTTTAGTTGATAAATTTCTAAATAAGAACTATTCTTAGATAGGTGCAATGAGTTCATAGTCAACTCGCCTAGTCTTAGCTGCCTTTTTAGAGCTACCTGCTAATCTACTCTAGTTAGCAGTTGAGCTTTGCAGCCAGCTGCTAGTCGGTTGCCTTGTTTGAACATTTCAAAACGCTCACCTGCACTCAACTTTTCGCTAATCACTAAATAGGAGCTTGCTTTTATGAGTCTCGATAATAAAGTCCCCAAGGTTGTTTTCAAGACTCGCGTTCGCGATGAATCTGTAGAAGGTCCTAACCCTTACCGTTGGCAAGACACTACCACCGAAGATATTTTCGCTGGTAAAAAGGTTATTGTCTTTTCACTTCCTGGCGCATTTACACCTACGTGCTCATCTAATCACCTTCCTCGCTACGAAGAGCTGTATGACGAGTTCAAAGCACAAGGTGTCGATGATATTTACTGTATCTCGGTTAATGACGCTTTCGTGATGTTCCAATGGGGCAAACAGCAAGGAGCAAGTAAGGTCAAGCTACTGCCTGATGGCAACGGCGAGTTCACTCGCAAAATGGGTATGCTCGTCGATAAGTCTAATATTGGCTTCGGCATGCGCTCTTGGCGCTACTCCATGCTTGTTAATGACATGACTATTGAAAAGATTTTCAGTGAGCCCGATATGGGTGACAACTGCCCTACTGACCCCTTTGAAGTCTCTGACGCAGACACAATGCTTGCCTATCTGAAAGGAGAAGACGCACCCGGCGTGGTTGAAGCGATCAAAGAGTTTGTTGGTTAAGGGTTCTTTGGTTGAAGCTGAATTCAACTATGAGAGTAGGAAGCTATAAGCAAGCGATAGTCTCGTTTCATGCCTTCCTACTTTCTGGTTCTTCTTGCCTTTCGTCCTTTCTACTACTGAGCAAAGCCTCTATGAAACTCAACAGCGCTAACATCGAAACAAAACTAGATACTCTATACGATGCTGTCGTCGTCGGTGGCGGCATGGGAGGACTTTCCGCGGCGATCTACCTAGCTCGCTATGGCTTAAAGTGCCTCGTTATCGAGAAAGGAAGAGGTCGATCGGTTTGGATGCAAGAGACCCGTAACTATCTAGGTATAAATCCTGATATGCCAGGAGCTAAGATTTTAAGCCATGGAACTCAGCAGGCGATCGGCTGGGGAGCTGACCATCTTAGAGCTTTTGTAGAAAATGTGACAGACGAAGGCGAAACGTTTGCTATCGATGTCACGGTTGGCAAAAAGAACGGCAAGTCCTATCGATTGCACAGCAAGTATGTCATTGCAGCTTCGGGCGTAATGGATGTACTGCCAAAGCTAGAGGATATGCAGAATGTCTACGACTACGCGGGCTATACGCTTCATGTCTGTATGATCTGCG
It includes:
- a CDS encoding peroxiredoxin — encoded protein: MSLDNKVPKVVFKTRVRDESVEGPNPYRWQDTTTEDIFAGKKVIVFSLPGAFTPTCSSNHLPRYEELYDEFKAQGVDDIYCISVNDAFVMFQWGKQQGASKVKLLPDGNGEFTRKMGMLVDKSNIGFGMRSWRYSMLVNDMTIEKIFSEPDMGDNCPTDPFEVSDADTMLAYLKGEDAPGVVEAIKEFVG